The following proteins come from a genomic window of Blastocatellia bacterium:
- a CDS encoding FecR domain-containing protein: MNNKKNTKNIDNLLDQTLSKIQEDNLDQNTVNMAAQRVWAKLGENTMESPITEVSQIRTCADFQTLIPTYLANQLPAARTTLFEDHTRECLPCRKALKEARSGKPAVANPTLTARRPTSTFTRWLIAVAAILILTLISAPIVQRLTHTGSVQASVTALDGAVYRVANNNSDLLTVGAELKEKEKIRTAKDADAVIYLSDGSQIEMKERSEFYLSESPKGITLHLERGNIIVQTAKQNSRPFYVATNDCLVSVTETTFAVNNGIKGSRISVIEGSAQVDYSGQDKKLAAGEQLTTNSSLGNVPIKDEVSWSRDSAKYNKLLAGLSALRKDIDKVSIVGVRYSTELLDIVPEETVFYVSLPNFSSSLAKSYGVLQEHLAKNAALQEWWQSKHSDDSHDKLISTLVEFGQYLGEEIVVSAAMQKDGSPNSPLILTTTKDPAGLRDFLVKQKEEFQSKGLFLNIVDNPLTVDPQLGNNKRDVFAWINNNLFVVSHSLNQLSQFASSLNAGQKPFASSFFHNRIAQVYQEGAGLILAVDLEKIVPNTLKPGDEKQREVYKELGFLDLKHFIAEQKINADKTQNRAVLSFNQARTGIAGWIADPGPIGGLEFVSPDANVVSAFVIKDPASLVAHLIENLSKLDNNFAQQLQTVENLHQLSVTKDFAATLGGEFVFAVDGPVVPTPAWKAIFEVYDSAKLQNSLERLVTEVNSWATKLGKKGLQIEKSELNGQTFYTIKSLDTGLEMSYGFNNGYFIAAASRALVDQALRYRDSGYTLTKSSKFLSLLPTDNNANFSAMFYYDLAPVLAPVAGQLSKSVGDKDSNEQQMINSIINAKPTLAYAYAQGDRISFATNGDSNPFNLSPANLLGIPNAFHLQKMVKKSVKNK; the protein is encoded by the coding sequence ATGAACAACAAAAAAAATACTAAAAACATTGACAATTTACTAGACCAAACATTAAGCAAAATCCAAGAAGATAATTTAGATCAAAATACTGTAAATATGGCGGCTCAACGAGTTTGGGCAAAGCTAGGAGAAAATACTATGGAAAGTCCTATTACTGAAGTAAGTCAAATCCGTACTTGTGCCGATTTTCAAACTTTAATACCAACTTATTTAGCGAATCAACTGCCTGCGGCACGAACTACACTTTTTGAAGACCATACACGCGAATGTTTGCCCTGTCGCAAGGCTCTAAAAGAAGCTAGAAGTGGTAAACCTGCTGTAGCTAACCCAACTTTAACAGCAAGACGGCCTACTTCAACCTTTACCCGTTGGTTAATCGCTGTAGCAGCAATTTTGATTTTAACTTTAATTAGTGCGCCAATTGTCCAACGTCTTACACATACAGGTAGCGTCCAAGCTAGCGTTACTGCTTTAGATGGAGCAGTTTATCGGGTTGCTAATAATAATAGCGACTTGTTAACTGTAGGTGCAGAGTTAAAAGAAAAAGAAAAAATTCGCACTGCTAAAGATGCTGACGCAGTAATTTACTTAAGCGATGGCTCACAAATTGAAATGAAAGAACGCTCTGAATTTTATCTTTCAGAAAGCCCAAAAGGTATAACACTACATTTAGAGCGTGGAAATATTATTGTTCAAACAGCTAAACAAAATTCTCGCCCGTTTTATGTAGCAACTAATGATTGCTTAGTTTCTGTCACAGAAACAACTTTTGCTGTAAATAATGGAATTAAAGGTTCTCGTATTTCTGTAATTGAAGGCTCTGCACAGGTTGACTACTCAGGTCAAGACAAAAAGCTTGCAGCAGGTGAACAACTAACAACTAACTCTAGTCTAGGCAATGTACCAATTAAAGATGAAGTTTCTTGGAGTCGTGATTCAGCTAAATATAACAAATTGCTAGCTGGACTTTCTGCATTACGTAAGGATATAGATAAAGTAAGTATTGTTGGTGTACGTTACTCTACAGAGTTACTTGATATAGTCCCAGAAGAAACGGTATTTTATGTATCTTTACCTAATTTTAGCAGTTCTCTTGCTAAGTCTTATGGCGTATTGCAAGAACATTTAGCTAAAAATGCAGCTTTACAAGAATGGTGGCAAAGTAAGCATTCTGATGATAGCCATGACAAATTAATCAGCACTTTAGTAGAGTTTGGTCAATATTTAGGTGAAGAAATAGTAGTTTCTGCGGCAATGCAAAAAGATGGTTCACCTAATAGCCCATTAATTCTTACAACTACTAAGGATCCTGCTGGACTACGTGATTTTTTAGTTAAACAAAAAGAAGAGTTTCAATCAAAAGGATTATTCTTAAATATTGTTGATAATCCACTTACAGTAGACCCTCAACTTGGCAACAATAAAAGAGACGTGTTTGCTTGGATTAACAATAATTTATTTGTTGTTAGCCATAGCTTAAACCAACTAAGCCAGTTTGCTAGCAGCTTAAATGCTGGGCAAAAGCCTTTTGCTAGTAGCTTTTTCCACAATCGTATTGCTCAGGTTTATCAAGAAGGTGCTGGACTAATTTTAGCTGTAGATTTAGAAAAAATTGTTCCTAACACTCTTAAACCAGGTGATGAAAAACAACGAGAAGTTTATAAAGAATTAGGTTTCTTAGACTTAAAACACTTTATTGCTGAACAAAAAATTAATGCAGATAAAACACAAAATCGCGCTGTATTAAGCTTTAATCAAGCTCGTACTGGTATAGCTGGCTGGATTGCTGACCCTGGCCCAATCGGTGGACTAGAATTTGTTTCTCCAGATGCTAATGTAGTAAGTGCTTTTGTAATCAAAGATCCAGCATCACTTGTAGCACATTTAATAGAGAATTTAAGCAAATTAGATAACAACTTTGCTCAACAACTTCAAACTGTAGAAAACTTACATCAACTAAGTGTTACAAAAGACTTTGCTGCTACCTTAGGTGGTGAATTTGTATTTGCTGTTGATGGGCCAGTTGTTCCGACTCCAGCTTGGAAAGCAATTTTTGAAGTTTACGACTCTGCTAAATTGCAAAATAGCCTAGAGCGTTTAGTTACAGAAGTTAATAGCTGGGCAACCAAACTAGGCAAAAAAGGCTTACAAATAGAAAAAAGTGAGCTAAATGGACAAACCTTCTACACTATCAAATCTTTAGATACAGGATTGGAGATGAGTTATGGTTTCAATAATGGTTACTTTATTGCTGCTGCTTCTCGCGCATTGGTAGACCAGGCGTTACGCTATCGTGATTCTGGTTATACTTTAACCAAATCCTCTAAATTCTTAAGCTTATTGCCAACAGACAACAATGCTAACTTTTCTGCAATGTTTTACTATGATTTAGCACCTGTCTTAGCACCTGTTGCTGGTCAACTAAGCAAATCTGTTGGTGACAAAGATTCTAATGAACAACAAATGATTAACTCAATAATCAATGCTAAACCAACACTAGCTTATGCTTATGCTCAAGGTGATAGAATTAGCTTTGCTACAAATGGCGATTCAAACCCATTTAACTTATCACCTGCAAATTTATTAGGCATACCAAATGCGTTTCACCTACAAAAAATGGTTAAAAAGAGCGTTAAAAACAAATAG
- a CDS encoding sigma-70 family RNA polymerase sigma factor, which produces MPAVVTQLKSLSDPRASIESLFQEHYDKVFRTAYRITGNIVDAEDVLQTIFLRIMRSKQAEDLAPNPKSYLIRAAINAALDIVRTRNRTKSVPIETLVNYPTDNKNLNPYSQQEDRELRRQVQKAISNLGGKSAEIFALRFLEGYDNREIAELLGMSQMVVAVMLHRARTKVRKDLGMFLEELPE; this is translated from the coding sequence GTGCCGGCAGTAGTAACACAATTAAAATCGCTGTCAGACCCTAGAGCTAGTATTGAGAGTTTATTTCAAGAACACTATGACAAAGTTTTCCGCACTGCTTATAGAATTACTGGAAATATTGTAGATGCTGAAGATGTGCTTCAAACAATTTTTCTACGTATTATGCGAAGCAAACAAGCAGAAGATCTTGCCCCTAACCCAAAAAGTTATTTAATTCGTGCAGCTATTAATGCAGCTTTAGATATTGTTAGAACTAGAAACCGTACTAAGTCAGTCCCTATAGAAACTTTAGTTAATTATCCTACTGATAATAAAAATCTTAATCCTTATAGCCAACAAGAAGACCGAGAGTTACGCCGGCAAGTACAAAAAGCGATTTCTAATTTAGGTGGAAAATCAGCAGAAATTTTTGCCCTACGTTTTCTTGAAGGTTATGACAATCGGGAAATAGCTGAGTTATTAGGAATGTCTCAAATGGTTGTAGCCGTTATGCTTCATCGCGCCCGAACTAAAGTGCGTAAAGATTTAGGTATGTTTTTGGAGGAGTTACCAGAATGA